The following proteins come from a genomic window of Trifolium pratense cultivar HEN17-A07 linkage group LG4, ARS_RC_1.1, whole genome shotgun sequence:
- the LOC123921030 gene encoding UPF0664 stress-induced protein C29B12.11c translates to MALNPQLFPNGMPVPFINEVFVLARDGVEFDVDKIPTAGSHGGHLKAKGIIYLSNIRMVFVAKNPVDGLYAFDMPLLYINREKFNQPIFHCNNISGLVDPVVPDDQHRALYSTHSFKILFKEGGCGTFIPLFFTLIASVRQYNQQYSQRANVPTESRVDPLQASQTPVDEMMRHAYVDPNDPTRIFLQQPNADSQLRRRTYQPQADGGHV, encoded by the exons ATGGCTTTGAATCCTCAACTGTTCCCAAATGGAATGCCAGTTCCTTTCATCAACGAGGTCTTCGTATTGGCTAGAGACGGCGTCGAATTCGACGTCGACAAGATTCCTACCGCTGG AAGTCACGGGGGTCATCTCAAAGCAAAGGGGATAATCTATTTGTCAAATATACGGATGGTTTTCGTTGCTAAAAATCCTGTTGACGGCCTTTATGCTTTTGATATGCCTTTG CTGTACATCAATCGTGAAAAATTTAACCAACCTATATTTCACTGCAACAATATTTCTGGACTTGTTGATCCC GTAGTCCCAGATGACCAACACAGAGCACTTTACTCAACACACTCATTTAAGATCCTATTCAAAGAGGGAGGGTGTGGAACCTTCATTCCACTTTTCTTCACTTTGATTGCTTCAGTGAGACAGTATAATCAACAGTATAGTCAACGTGCTAATGTGCCGACAGAATCTCGTGTGGATCCGTTGCAGGCATCTCAGACTCCTGTCGATGAGATGATGAGACATGC GTATGTTGATCCTAATGATCCAACAAGAATATTTCTGCAGCAACCAAATGCTGATTCTCAGCTTAGGCGCCGAACATATCAGCCACAGGCAGATGGAGGCCATGTTTGA
- the LOC123921031 gene encoding protein WEAK CHLOROPLAST MOVEMENT UNDER BLUE LIGHT 1-like isoform X2, which translates to MEPLPESPMVESPVVKSPMAESLVVESPRAESPVVKSPMVESLVVESPRAESPVAESSMAESLVTGDEHSPNSESVKGKHVIDTAAPFESVKDAVFKFGGIVDWKNRRTQSMSSSLGEQRSKIVVPEFGKTNTAEELESTKKLIEELRLNLESVERDELQIKEEAELVIRKIHELEQDIAEEASFEAKAQLEVEKSMHSSAVLELELMKNELDSLRNEYDYVVNGRDIALNNADEAVAASKEIEKAVEDLTAELIATKESLNSTRTAHLEAEEQTSGAVDEETHKYKLELKQSEEELDILNQQVLSARILKSKLEASSSMLLDLKAELAAYMESKVLEDETNELRKKELEEVKMTIEKATSEVNSLKEASILLQSELEEEKLILNNLKESEEKASAKVTELQVELEKSQSAIAFLQMKENETREIMAELPKKLQAAAEEADEAKSFAQAAQAELIEAQEEAEQAKASLASFQSKLQATQKEIGAAKVSEKLAKDSIKALERSESCRVSNNNEVDTSSLVTLTLDEYHELSKRTQKAEEQANLRIQAANSMIDMAKESEMRSLDKLEELNEELCVRRESLKIATENAAKAADRKSAVEHELRTWKAEQEVQRIADEVDASTAAAAAAAASVHVHESTNSSKGKTPLENDHNNETGSSSASDAKKKKKKKSLFPSKVIMFFAKRKTHPSK; encoded by the exons aTGGAGCCACTTCCTGAATCCCCCATGGTAGAATCCCCCGTGGTAAAATCCCCCATGGCAGAATCCCTCGTGGTAGAATCCCCCAGGGCAGAATCCCCCGTGGTAAAATCCCCCATGGTAGAATCCCTCGTGGTAGAATCCCCCAGGGCAGAATCCCCCGTGGCAGAATCCTCCATGGCCGAATCCCTCGTG ACTGGTGATGAACATTCTCCAAATTCTGAATCTGTTAAAGGTAAGCATGTCATTGATACAGCAGCACCTTTTGAATCTGTCAAAGATGCTGTGTTCAAATTTGGAGGCATAGTGGATTGGAAAAACCGTAGAACGCAAAGCATGTCATCAAGTCTGGGTGAACAGAGAAGCAAGATAGTAGTGCCTGAATTTGGAAAAACAAACACAGCTGAGGAATTGGAAAGTACTAAGAAACTCATAGAAGAACTCAGACTCAACTTAGAAAGTGTAGAAAGAGATGAGCTTCAAATTAAAGAGGAAGCCGAGCTAGTGATTCGCAAAATCCATGAGCTGGAGCAAGACATAGCAGAGGAAGCCAGTTTCGAAGCCAAAGCGCAGCTTGAGGTTGAAAAATCCATGCATAGTTCCGCGGTTCTGGAGTTGGAACTTATGAAAAATGAGTTGGACTCGTTAAGGAATGAGTATGACTATGTGGTGAATGGAAGGGATATAGCTCTCAACAATGCTGATGAGGCTGTTGCTGCATCCAAGGAGATTGAAAAAGCAGTTGAAGATTTAACTGCTGAGTTAATTGCAACAAAGGAGTCATTGAATTCTACTCGAACGGCGCACTTGGAAGCCGAGGAACAAACATCAGGTGCCGTTGACGAAGAAACTCACAAATATAAACTTGAACTCAAACAATCAGAAGAGGAGTTAGATATACTAAACCAACAAGTTTTATCAGCAAGAATTCTCAAATCAAAATTGGAAGCATCTTCTTCTATGTTGCTTGATTTGAAAGCCGAATTAGCAGCATATATGGAATCAAAAGTACTAGAAGATGAAACCAATGAATTAAGAAAGAAGGAACTTGAAGAAGTGAAGATGACCATAGAGAAAGCAACTTCTGAGGTTAACAGCTTAAAAGAAGCTTCAATATTGCTTCAATCAGAACTAGAAGAAGAAAAGTTGATTCTCAACAATCTTAAAGAAAGTGAAGAAAAAGCTTCTGCTAAAGTCACTGAACTTCAAGTTGAACTTGAGAAATCTCAATCAGCAATAGCTTTTCTTCAAATGAAAGAGAATGAAACAAGAGAGATCATGGCTGAGTTGCCTAAGAAACTTCAAGCAGCAGCAGAAGAAGCCGATGAAGCTAAATCATTTGCTCAAGCTGCTCAAGCAGAACTTATTGAAGCACAAGAAGAAGCTGAACAAGCCAAAGCAAGTTTAGCTTCATTCCAAAGTAAATTACAAGCAACACAAAAGGAGATAG GAGCTGCTAAAGTTTCTGAGAAGTTGGCTAAAGATTCAATCAAAGCATTGGAGAGAAGTGAATCATGTAGAGTAAGCAACAATAATGAAGTTGATACTTCCTCTCTTGTGACACTCACTTTAGACGAATATCATGAACTCAGTAAGAGAACTCAAAAAGCTGAAGAACAAGCTAATCTAAGGATTCAAGCTGCAAATTCAATGATTGATATGGCAAAGGAATCTGAAATGAGAAGCTTGGATAAACTAGAAGAACTGAATGAAGAGCTATGTGTAAGAAGAGAATCACTTAAGATTGCAACTGAGAATGCTGCGAAAGCTGCAGATAGAAAATCAGCCGTAGAACACGAGTTGAGAACAtggaaagctgaacaagaagTACAGAGGATAGCTGATGAGGTTGATGCCTCTACTGCTGCTGCCGCTGCTGCTGCTGCAAGTGTGCATGTACATGAATCAACAAACTCCTCGAAGGGAAAAACTCCTTTAGAAAATGATCATAACAATGAAACTGGATCATCCTCAGCCTCAGAtgcaaagaaaaagaagaagaagaaatcattGTTTCCTTCAAAGGTTATTATGTTCTTTGCAAAAAGGAAAACACATCCAAGCAAGTGA
- the LOC123921031 gene encoding protein WEAK CHLOROPLAST MOVEMENT UNDER BLUE LIGHT 1-like isoform X1: MEPLPESPMVESPVVKSPMAESLVVESPRAESPVVKSPMVESLVVESPRAESPVAESSMAESLVVKSPVVEPLVVESPVAESPMAESPVVKSAMAESPMAESPVAKSPMAESPMTGDEHSPNSESVKGKHVIDTAAPFESVKDAVFKFGGIVDWKNRRTQSMSSSLGEQRSKIVVPEFGKTNTAEELESTKKLIEELRLNLESVERDELQIKEEAELVIRKIHELEQDIAEEASFEAKAQLEVEKSMHSSAVLELELMKNELDSLRNEYDYVVNGRDIALNNADEAVAASKEIEKAVEDLTAELIATKESLNSTRTAHLEAEEQTSGAVDEETHKYKLELKQSEEELDILNQQVLSARILKSKLEASSSMLLDLKAELAAYMESKVLEDETNELRKKELEEVKMTIEKATSEVNSLKEASILLQSELEEEKLILNNLKESEEKASAKVTELQVELEKSQSAIAFLQMKENETREIMAELPKKLQAAAEEADEAKSFAQAAQAELIEAQEEAEQAKASLASFQSKLQATQKEIGAAKVSEKLAKDSIKALERSESCRVSNNNEVDTSSLVTLTLDEYHELSKRTQKAEEQANLRIQAANSMIDMAKESEMRSLDKLEELNEELCVRRESLKIATENAAKAADRKSAVEHELRTWKAEQEVQRIADEVDASTAAAAAAAASVHVHESTNSSKGKTPLENDHNNETGSSSASDAKKKKKKKSLFPSKVIMFFAKRKTHPSK; encoded by the exons aTGGAGCCACTTCCTGAATCCCCCATGGTAGAATCCCCCGTGGTAAAATCCCCCATGGCAGAATCCCTCGTGGTAGAATCCCCCAGGGCAGAATCCCCCGTGGTAAAATCCCCCATGGTAGAATCCCTCGTGGTAGAATCCCCCAGGGCAGAATCCCCCGTGGCAGAATCCTCCATGGCCGAATCCCTCGTGGTAAAGTCCCCCGTGGTAGAACCCCTCGTGGTAGAATCCCCCGTGGCAGAATCTCCCATGGCAGAATCCCCCGTGGTAAAATCCGCTATGGCAGAATCCCCCATGGCGGAATCCCCCGTGGCAAAATCTCCCATGGCAGAATCCCCCATG ACTGGTGATGAACATTCTCCAAATTCTGAATCTGTTAAAGGTAAGCATGTCATTGATACAGCAGCACCTTTTGAATCTGTCAAAGATGCTGTGTTCAAATTTGGAGGCATAGTGGATTGGAAAAACCGTAGAACGCAAAGCATGTCATCAAGTCTGGGTGAACAGAGAAGCAAGATAGTAGTGCCTGAATTTGGAAAAACAAACACAGCTGAGGAATTGGAAAGTACTAAGAAACTCATAGAAGAACTCAGACTCAACTTAGAAAGTGTAGAAAGAGATGAGCTTCAAATTAAAGAGGAAGCCGAGCTAGTGATTCGCAAAATCCATGAGCTGGAGCAAGACATAGCAGAGGAAGCCAGTTTCGAAGCCAAAGCGCAGCTTGAGGTTGAAAAATCCATGCATAGTTCCGCGGTTCTGGAGTTGGAACTTATGAAAAATGAGTTGGACTCGTTAAGGAATGAGTATGACTATGTGGTGAATGGAAGGGATATAGCTCTCAACAATGCTGATGAGGCTGTTGCTGCATCCAAGGAGATTGAAAAAGCAGTTGAAGATTTAACTGCTGAGTTAATTGCAACAAAGGAGTCATTGAATTCTACTCGAACGGCGCACTTGGAAGCCGAGGAACAAACATCAGGTGCCGTTGACGAAGAAACTCACAAATATAAACTTGAACTCAAACAATCAGAAGAGGAGTTAGATATACTAAACCAACAAGTTTTATCAGCAAGAATTCTCAAATCAAAATTGGAAGCATCTTCTTCTATGTTGCTTGATTTGAAAGCCGAATTAGCAGCATATATGGAATCAAAAGTACTAGAAGATGAAACCAATGAATTAAGAAAGAAGGAACTTGAAGAAGTGAAGATGACCATAGAGAAAGCAACTTCTGAGGTTAACAGCTTAAAAGAAGCTTCAATATTGCTTCAATCAGAACTAGAAGAAGAAAAGTTGATTCTCAACAATCTTAAAGAAAGTGAAGAAAAAGCTTCTGCTAAAGTCACTGAACTTCAAGTTGAACTTGAGAAATCTCAATCAGCAATAGCTTTTCTTCAAATGAAAGAGAATGAAACAAGAGAGATCATGGCTGAGTTGCCTAAGAAACTTCAAGCAGCAGCAGAAGAAGCCGATGAAGCTAAATCATTTGCTCAAGCTGCTCAAGCAGAACTTATTGAAGCACAAGAAGAAGCTGAACAAGCCAAAGCAAGTTTAGCTTCATTCCAAAGTAAATTACAAGCAACACAAAAGGAGATAG GAGCTGCTAAAGTTTCTGAGAAGTTGGCTAAAGATTCAATCAAAGCATTGGAGAGAAGTGAATCATGTAGAGTAAGCAACAATAATGAAGTTGATACTTCCTCTCTTGTGACACTCACTTTAGACGAATATCATGAACTCAGTAAGAGAACTCAAAAAGCTGAAGAACAAGCTAATCTAAGGATTCAAGCTGCAAATTCAATGATTGATATGGCAAAGGAATCTGAAATGAGAAGCTTGGATAAACTAGAAGAACTGAATGAAGAGCTATGTGTAAGAAGAGAATCACTTAAGATTGCAACTGAGAATGCTGCGAAAGCTGCAGATAGAAAATCAGCCGTAGAACACGAGTTGAGAACAtggaaagctgaacaagaagTACAGAGGATAGCTGATGAGGTTGATGCCTCTACTGCTGCTGCCGCTGCTGCTGCTGCAAGTGTGCATGTACATGAATCAACAAACTCCTCGAAGGGAAAAACTCCTTTAGAAAATGATCATAACAATGAAACTGGATCATCCTCAGCCTCAGAtgcaaagaaaaagaagaagaagaaatcattGTTTCCTTCAAAGGTTATTATGTTCTTTGCAAAAAGGAAAACACATCCAAGCAAGTGA